Within Alkaliphilus flagellatus, the genomic segment GTAAGTATCTAAGCCTTTATCTAATCCTAAAATAATTTCTTCTTTCTGCAGCCTATCATATTTATTATCAACATATAGCATAATTCTCTTTATGATACTTACTATACCTAGCTTCTTATTTGCTTTTTCCACATATATCATTCCTTTCTTTTTTATCAGATTTTATCTTCCTCCAGAACTACCCATATACCTAAACTTGTATTCAGGAATTTCAAAGTTTACTTTAAATCTCTTTGATCCAGCCATGAACAAAGCCTTACCTCTTTGCTTAGAAGCTAATAACTCCTCTTCAGCCTCGGTTAAACTGTACAGATTCTTCGTTTCCTCTAAGTTTTTACCATCAGTCCCCATTAAAACCTTAAAAGCAGGTAAATCTAAAATAGCCTGCCCATACATTTTAATTTTAGGATCTAAAAAATCTCCCACAATGTGAGAGATTATTGCACCGCCTCCTTCATATTTTCTAGCTCCTTTAATAAGATTTCTAAGAAAAATAAGACTTTGAGGCACCCTAGGATCTATCATTAAATAGGCTTCATCACAAAATAACATAACTGGTTCATTAGGATCCTTTATTATTTCTTCCCATGCCCATTGAAGAAGATTAAAATATTGTGTACTTAAAATATTTTCAGAAGTGTTTTGTAAATCCTTAGTATCAATACATATACATCTAGAACTTGCTTCTATAGTAGTGTGACCATTCCAAAGAAAAGAGTCGCTACCTAAAGCAATATCTTTTAACAGTAATGCTAGATCCTCATAATCTTTTTGATAAGATAGCTCCTTATCCTTAGACTTTTTTAGAATTTGATTATATAAATCTAGCATTATAGGAAAATCCGTATTGGATAGTTTTGATATATCTGTATCCCAAAATATATTGAATTTATTGTAAAGCTCTATAAGCTCACTTTTTAATATTGCTATAAACCTATCTGTAAGAGAAGGAATATACAGTTTAAAAAATATTTCTAGGTTTTTAATATATAAAGCCATATCTCCCATACCATATCCTTCATTTACATATAGTTTTTCACCATCACCTTCCTCCTCATCATCTCTAGGAATAACCCTTATTTGTAGCGGATTTATTTTACCTTTAGATCCTCCACCTGCATTTATCCAATCCCCATTAAGATTCCTACAAAGCTCTTTATACTCTCTATGAGGATCAATAAATATAATCTTTGTACCCTTCATATATTCAGATAAGGCTATAT encodes:
- a CDS encoding VirB4 family type IV secretion system protein, coding for MAKKKQVSKVNNSLLNIITPVGLKFRKNTFDIGESTSRAYGFIKYPQSPDYGWLSQITNIPSTIVSIDFSPIDNSTFVNSLSNLIKQQRGVADSTRDPLTASRAEKIALDAEKTMVDIDGDKEIVGLLSTVIVPISRDEQVLDKICRKVESSVSVLRCKLRTLSNLQKEGFMQISPFYIENEDVSNIIQRVVPLSTFIGGFPFASSGYNDGTGYYYAKDSGGGLVIIDPWKREGDRTNSFFVIMGVPGVGKSTVVKHIALSEYMKGTKIIFIDPHREYKELCRNLNGDWINAGGGSKGKINPLQIRVIPRDDEEEGDGEKLYVNEGYGMGDMALYIKNLEIFFKLYIPSLTDRFIAILKSELIELYNKFNIFWDTDISKLSNTDFPIMLDLYNQILKKSKDKELSYQKDYEDLALLLKDIALGSDSFLWNGHTTIEASSRCICIDTKDLQNTSENILSTQYFNLLQWAWEEIIKDPNEPVMLFCDEAYLMIDPRVPQSLIFLRNLIKGARKYEGGGAIISHIVGDFLDPKIKMYGQAILDLPAFKVLMGTDGKNLEETKNLYSLTEAEEELLASKQRGKALFMAGSKRFKVNFEIPEYKFRYMGSSGGR